From the genome of Dehalococcoidales bacterium, one region includes:
- a CDS encoding PmoA family protein: MRTIYLLLILFLFQPISSQEIARFTLHQDKSYLNTPVSITLDNTSQYNFSDKKIVLYEIFNNKEVHVPSQLETGKRPILWFIPNHVSGGKIARNFVVKLTDTDRSEKAQGQFQMKKSGGDLTIYKDTQPVLSYRYRTMYPPEGVDPLYERSGFIHPLYSPKGEVLTRVQAPDHYHHYGIWGPWTLTHIDDREVDFWNLAKGQGTVKFNSFLSEVSGDVYSGFKVLQQHIDFGNKGEDQIAINEVLEVRVWNVDEKVWIVDYTTTLNSPLPNGIVFDAYRYGGGIGFRATEKWEKDNSTVLTSEGKTRVDADGSRARWCIVEGETDVEDKRSGILFMSHPFNQQHPEPMRVWPMDANGGRGDIYFEFVPIRHEPWIIKPHRDYTLSYRMVVFDGELDKDTAEAYWNSFANTPKADMK; encoded by the coding sequence ATGAGAACTATATATTTACTTTTGATTTTATTTTTATTTCAACCAATTTCCTCTCAGGAAATTGCGCGTTTCACTTTGCATCAGGACAAAAGCTATTTAAATACACCTGTATCCATCACCTTGGATAATACCAGTCAATATAATTTCTCTGATAAGAAAATTGTATTGTACGAAATTTTCAACAACAAAGAGGTACATGTACCCAGTCAGCTTGAAACAGGGAAAAGACCGATTCTGTGGTTTATACCCAATCATGTATCAGGTGGAAAAATTGCACGCAATTTTGTAGTTAAGTTGACTGATACGGATCGGTCAGAGAAGGCACAGGGGCAGTTCCAGATGAAAAAATCAGGTGGTGATCTGACCATATATAAGGATACCCAACCTGTTCTAAGTTATCGATACAGAACTATGTATCCTCCCGAAGGTGTTGATCCCTTGTATGAGCGATCGGGATTTATCCATCCTTTGTATTCTCCAAAAGGAGAAGTCTTGACGCGAGTACAAGCACCCGATCACTACCACCATTACGGTATTTGGGGCCCGTGGACTTTGACGCACATTGACGACAGAGAGGTCGACTTTTGGAATTTGGCAAAAGGTCAGGGAACCGTAAAGTTTAATTCTTTTTTGTCTGAAGTCTCCGGCGATGTATATTCGGGTTTCAAAGTTTTGCAGCAACACATAGACTTTGGAAATAAAGGAGAAGATCAAATAGCTATTAACGAGGTGCTGGAAGTGAGAGTATGGAATGTGGATGAAAAAGTTTGGATTGTCGATTACACGACAACCTTAAATAGCCCTCTACCAAATGGAATTGTATTTGATGCGTACCGATATGGAGGTGGAATTGGATTCAGGGCAACGGAGAAATGGGAGAAGGACAATTCAACTGTGCTTACATCGGAAGGAAAGACCAGAGTAGATGCCGACGGAAGCAGAGCCAGGTGGTGTATTGTTGAAGGAGAAACGGATGTGGAGGATAAAAGATCCGGAATCTTATTTATGAGTCACCCGTTCAACCAGCAACACCCTGAACCAATGAGAGTATGGCCCATGGATGCAAATGGAGGCAGAGGAGATATTTATTTTGAATTTGTCCCTATCCGCCATGAACCATGGATAATAAAACCGCATCGGGATTATACCCTATCATATAGAATGGTAGTATTCGACGGTGAACTGGATAAAGATACCGCAGAGGCATATTGGAACAGTTTTGCAAACACGCCAAAGGCTGACATGAAATAA